From the genome of Methanococcus maripaludis:
TATAAAATGGCAATCGGCAGTAGCGGTATTTTCAATGCCCGGTTATATAAAAAACAGGCGATAAGTCCATCCGTCATCCCTTTATATTTTAGGTCTGCTAAAAGTGGATACCACATATAAATTGGGCCACTGGATAATATTCCCCCGATAATTACAAAAATCCATTTCTTAATTCCTTTATTTTGAAGGTATTTTGTCACTATTTTTGGAGTTATAAAATAATCAGATAATGCCAGCAAAATGAAAACCAAAATTAAGATAGGAATTATTTTTAAAATTATATCGTAAGAAAAGTGTATGCTTGAAAAGAATAGTTCTCGCGAAACGATAAACACGATTATGTATATTAAAATTACACTTATTAGGAAATACCACGATCCGGGAATTGAACTTAATTTATTTTTCAAGCTCATTTTAAATTACCCGTAGTATCGATACAGTCATTATGGCAACGACTATTGATAATATAAATGCAGTAACGTTTCTTAAAAAAGCAAATCTTTTCCCCAATATTGCTGATTCTGCAGGAAGCTGTATGATGCCGACTGTAACCCACGAAACTAAAAATGCGGTCACTGCTATCAAACTGATACCTTCGTTTAGCAATTCTCCTGCCAAAACATAGCTGACAATGGGGTTTCCCGCAGATATACTTCCAACTAAAGTTCCGATAAATGAATCCAGAATCGTGCTTTTGCTGAATATTCTTAAGTAGAATGATTTTGGAATCACTGTCGTGAGTAAACTTACAAGTAAAATAGTTCCCAAAATCAGAGGAAAAGCGTTCCATAGGGATTTTGCGGATTTTTTAGTCGAAGCTTTTAGAGTCATAGATAATTATATTATTTTTCAATGGTTTTAAACTTTTCTTAATTCTCTTTTAAAAATCAAAACTAGTTTTTAGAAATATTTAAAAAATAGTCTTTTCTGATTCATCTATTTTAAAAAAATAAAGAGAAAAAAATTTATCTTCTTCTCAAAAGTTTCAGAGCATTTATTATATTTGTAAATATCTCTGGGTTTTGCTTAAAGTATCCAACTCCAACAAGTCCAGTCATTGCAACTGCACCAACGATTGCGATAACCGTTGTTCCAGAAGTTTCAGACTGTTCCGGTTCATCATTCATTGTGACTTCGTATGCTTTCTGAGTTTTTGATGTTGAAGATGAGGATGATTCTGCGGTTGTTGCTGAACTTGAACTTCCAGAACTACTTCTTCCTCCATCAGAACCCACACTTGGTGCTGCATCTTCAGTAACCGTAGTGTTTGTCACCATTGTAGCGTTTGTTGCATTTACTGCTTTGACTACTGATTCATTTCCAGAATAAACTTTTGAATAGGTATCTGGTTCAGAGCTTGAACTTTCGTCATTTTGTTCTTGAACTTCCGTACTATCTTCTGAAATAGATATGTCTTTTTGTGTAGCTTCCTCATAGAGTCTTTCAAACTCTTTTAGTGTTTCTTCGTCAACTGATGAATGTGTTACTGCCCACTCGTTAAGTTCAAGGAATCCACAAGTGTGGTGGCAGCAGGTAACTCCATATTCAACTACTGACTGAATGTATTCATTTGCCAAATTTTCTAAAATTGCATCGTCAGCATCCCAGTAATCTTTCATTGCTACTTCTAACATTTTGGATTCAAGAGCCTGTTTAGCCCAAGGATTTTCAGTAGCATACCATTCATCCATTCCGAGATTGTAGGCATCTTCCACATATATATTATACATCTGTTCCCACATTTCACCAGTAATGCCTCCCGGAATGGTGTATTGAAGTCCTGCAAGATCTTCAATAATGTTCGAAATCTCAGCTGCACCTGCATATCCTGAACTCATCAGTCCACTAACGTATAATGGATTATAATATGTTGAAAGTAGTTCTTTTGCAAGATAAGAGCTGAACGCTTCTGTGGTGGCTTCATCAGCGTCTTTTAGATCTACAATGAATTTTACAGGGTCTTCTCCGCTAATATCTCGTACAGCTGTTGCAAATCCTCCGTAAAACTCGTAAACGTGGTCAAATACAACACTGCTTGATCCTCTACCATCATTACCACTACGGCTGAATAATAAGGCATCAGTTCCAGAGAGTACTTCTCTAAACGTTTCAGTTTCCTGTCCGCCCCATTCTCCGCCTACATAAATGTTTGACATAGAACTTATGTATAAATCAGCAAGGATACTATCATTATCCCAAGAATCTCCTCTTTCAACTGCACTTCTAAACTCTCCAACTCCCCAAGTTCCTGGAGAAGGGCCAAATATTCTAGATTTGGAAAGTAAGTTAGCGTCTTCTTCTGTGTAATTGCCTGTAGCCATTAATAAATCGTATATTTCGTCAGAATGTGTTTTGACATAATTTTCGTATTCTATATCATCTTCAGATTCTGCAGCAAGTCTTGCAGCCATGTCCATTAATTCTACCTGCCAGTTATAGTCATCACGATATACTCCTGACATTGTGACTACTACGTCAATTCTTGGCCTGCCGAGCTCTTCACTGTCAATGAGTCTTACTCCTTCAACATTTGAATCATCCCATACAGGTTCAACTCCCAAGAGATATAATATTTCTGCTTCCATAACTCCCTTATGTCGGCCTGTTTCAGATGACCATAATACAAATCCTACTTTTTCAGGGTATTCTCCGTATTCTTCTAGCCATTCTTCCAAGAAATCATCAACAAGTTGTTTTCCAACATTCCAGGCTTCTTCGGTAGGTATAATATTTGGATTAAATGCATAGAAGTTTCTTCCTGTTGGAATTACCTCGGGACTTCTTATTGGGTCGTCTCCAAGGCCAGGAACAATATACTTTCCATCAAGCGCATCGATAACGCCCTGTAGTTCACAAGAACATGCTGCTATATTTTCAGCGATTTCTGATGCATAATTAAGTGTTTCGATTATTTCTGCAGCTTCTTCCGAACTTTTGACAGTTTCTTGTGTAAGAACTACAGTTACATTTACATATGGCTGTGTTCCACCCATACGTGAGCTTCCAAGAGTTTTTCCTGAAATATCTGCCCTCTGCAATAAAATATTCAATGCAGTGATTGTTTCTAGTTCATTATTTCCATCATCAGATGATGCGGTATGAGTAGTTACATTGAAATCAGAAATATCCTGTCCATCCTGAACAGTTACGTCTGTTTCGTCAATGAACCACATTCCCATGCTGCCCATTTGAATATATTTGAAACTTGTAAGTGTATAGTTTTCATTTGGAATATTTTCTAACGTGTAGTTTCCATCTTCATCACTCGTAGTGTTGGCTACAAGTTCCCCTCTGTCGTCGGTAAGAACTACAGTTACATTTACATATGGCTGTGTTCCACCCATACGTGAGCTTCCAAGAGTTTTTCCTGAAATATCTGCCCTCTGCAATAAAATATTCAATGCAGTGATTGTTTCTAGTTCATTATTTCCATCATCAGATGATGCGGTATGAGTAGTTACATTGAAATCAGAAATATCCTGTCCATCCTGAACAGTTACGTCTGTTTCGTCAATGAACCACATTCCCATGCTGCCCATTTGAATATATTTGAAACTTGTAAGTGTATAGTTTCCATTTGGAATATTTTCTAACGTGTAGTTTCCATCTTCATCACTCGTAGTGTTGGCTACAAGTTCCCCTCTGTCGTCGGTAAGAACTACAGTTACATTTACATATGGCTGTGTTCCACCCATACGTGAGCTTCCAAGAGTTTTTCCTGAAATATCTGCCCTCTGCAATAAAATATTCAATGCAGTGATTGTTTCTAGTTCATTATTTCCATCATCAGATGATGCGGTATGAGTAGTTACATTGAAATCAGAAATATCCTGTCCATCCTGAACAGTTACGTCTGTTTCGTCAATAAACCACATTCCCATGCTGCCCATTTGAATATATTTGAAACTTGTAAGTGTATAGTTTCCATTTGGAATATTTTCTAACGTGTAGTTTCCATCTTCATCACTTATTGCAGTGGCAACCACTTCCTTAGTTACTGTACCGGATATGTTTAATTTATTCATTACAGCTTCATCCGGAGATGTTCCATTTAAGATTACATCTTCAATTAATTCGGTGACTGCATTGGGCTGATGAGCCGTATCAAGTATGTGGTCATCTTCAACAACTTTCGAAATACTTTCTATAAGATCGTCTGAAACAATTGAGTACACCATTGCTACGAGCGCATCTCCCTCAGGAGGTTCCCCAAGTACGTGTAACCCGTATGTCATTGTTTCTTGAGCAAGTTCGTGTAGATAATCATGTACAGGCCCTTCAAGAACGAAACTGTCAAATTCCGTTTCATTGTACGAGCTTAATTCATCTGTTGAAATATTAAATGTTGTATCAAACCCTAAAGTTTCATATAGCGAAATTATGCTTTTTTTGTATTCTTCTTTAAGCGATTCACTTTCTTCTTCTTCATACAGGTGCATTTTTAGGTGCATCGTTGATAAATTACCGTAGAGCCCACATGTGATAACTGGAGGGGTAAGGTGATCCACAATGACTGCATTTCCTCTACGTTTTGCTTGAATACCTTCACCAATTCCACCAACTTCATAAATATAGATGGAAGGCATGTCTTGTATCATTATAGCTGGCCAGCAGTCTTCTATCGAAAGGCCAACACCTTTTCCTGCTAACCATTCCTGAGTACCGTGTCTACCCATATTAATTAAGGCATCTGCTTCATACTGCTTATCAAGCCACATGTAAAATGCAATATACTGGTGACTTGGAGGGAGTGTCTGGTCGTGATATAAAAGACTGTCATTGTCAGAACCGCCTCTGGTTGGCTGAGGAACTAATACCACGTTTCCAAGTGAGATTTTTGGAAAAACAAAGTATTGGCCTGAACTGTTTTCATATACCATGCAATCTCCAGGAGCTTCGCCCCATGTGTCTATTACTTCATCCTGTTTATCCTGTGGAAGTTCATGGAACCATTCCATATACTGTTCTACTGGAAGTAATTCCACATCATAATTGTTAACTAATTCTTCCATTTCACCAGGTGCCCAGTTTCCAATGTTTCTACCCTGTTCAAGTACTAATTCTCTTATACAGGTACTGTTAGGGAGTTCTTCGCCGAGATCATAACCATTTTCATCCATGTATTCAACAAGATTTGCAATACTTGGAGCAACATCGAGGTTTGATGCAGTCATTACATCTTGCTTACCTGGAGCGTGGTTATAATAAATTATAGCAACTTTTTTTTCTTCATTCTCTATTTTCTGGAGCTTAACCCAGTTTAGGGTTCTATTAACCATCCAGTCAACCTGTGCTGGGATTGGGGTATCTAATTCTACTCCGTATGTTTCATCAGCCACTTTTGCGCTGACTACAATAGATTCGATATGCCCTCCGATTTCCATTAATGGTATTTGGTATTGGAAATCATAAGCACTTCCCGTTGTACCGTTAACCCACTCATCAAGTGATTGTGAGTACATAACTGCATTGATAACAGGAACACCTGCTTCTTGAAGGTACGTTGTATTTTTGTTAAGTACTGGAATTACCCATACACCGTATCCAAAATCAATGAATGCATCAGGTAACCATTCTCCATCTGCTTGGAACATGATTGGGGTATCTTCATACAGTAATGTTGGTTTAAAAGCAGGGATTACATTAACGCCCCTTGATTCAAGTTCTCTTATTGTGGCATCCACAACAAGGTTACCTTTACTTCCAGTATTGGAATCAAAGAATGTGAGCCCCACTGTAACATTATTTGGGTCATAAATGTGATGGGTTCCATCATCAGTTGAATACCATTCAAGGTAACTATCTAAGTCTTCAAAAACTAACGCTGAATCTGGGTGGTAGATACCATCATCGGGAACAGCAATTGGTTCTTCAATAGTTCCATCTGTTCCACAGAACGTTATTGCTAAGTACGAGATCATCCGTCTTATATTTTCAGTACTTGCATTGCCTGTGTAAGCTTCAATATAAGGGTGTTCTGAAAGATCAACATTTCCCGTTCCAAATCCTAGGTCAATTACCGGGGTAGCTGGATCTACCGTGTTATTAATAGCTTCTTCAATTTCATCTCTGACGTCAGCTCCTAAAAATAGCATAGCAGTGTTTGGATACACGAAAATTGCATCATAACTACTTAAATCCATTTCTTCAAAACTATTATAGGTTAGATTTACATCAGAGCTACGTGCACTGTAGTATACTGTAACATTCACATTTGTTCCTTCAGCTGCCTCATTGACCATGTAGGCTTCATCAGATCCAATGACTACAAATGCTATCTTAGGATCATCTTCTTCTGCTGAAACTGCTGTAATTGACAATGATAACAGCATTACGCTCAGCAATATCAAAAATATATTTTTAAACCGCATTTTATCCTCCTGAATAATTAATATGCCTGAATATTATTTTAAAAGGGATTTTTTTAAGTTTAATTTAACAATTTTACTATTGGAATCTTTAAAATAGATTTTAAGTTTAAAAACGTACTTTTAAACATTATTTTAAAATCAAAACAATAGAAAAACGTTTTATTTGGTTAACCTGGGTAATTTAGTATTTATGGGAATTTAAATGCAAATTTAGACTGAAAACTTCTTAGTTATTTTTACCTCCAATCAATATTAATTTATAATATTACAAGTAAAATTGAATAGGTGGTGATATATATTATTTTCTAGTTAGCTTTAGCTAAATTAAAATAATATTTAATAAATGTTTAATATAATTTAATTGAGACGATGTTATGATTAGAAAAACACTTTCGAAAATTAAAGAAGCTACATTCTGTATCGAATTACCGAATAAAAATGCAAATGACATGCCAACTCCGGCAGGATCTGGTTTTTTCATATCTCCTGATGGATGGTTTGTAACCGCTGCGCACGTAGTTATGCGTAAAAATGGTTCTCCTAGGCCAGATGCCAATAAAGCATTTCTTACAAAAGAGGGAAATGGGGATAATCCTGGGCCAATGTGCCATCATGTAACTCTTGAATATCTTATACCAAAACTCGACATTGCATTATTAAAGGTCAATTTCGAAAAAAATTCTGATAAAGAGTGGCTCAACGGAAAAACTGAATTTCCATTTATAAAAATTTCAACAGCAAACCTTGAAATGGGTGAACCGGTTTATTCTTTTGGCTACCCTCTATCGAGTTACGGGATAATCAAACCAGGTGAACTCGGATATATAAAATTGAGTCCGCGGGTTACATCGGCAGTTATATCTTCAGATTTAGAAACTAATGCTCCAATTATGGGCGAAAATGCTCCAAAATATTACGTACTCGATAAAGCACTGAATTATGGAAATAGTGGTGGACCTATCGTTTCAACAAAAACAGGAAATGTGCATGCAATCTGCTCTAGCTTTCAGCCGGTGGCAATAAAACAACCCCATTTAATGGATACAGATGGGAAACCCATGAATATAGT
Proteins encoded in this window:
- a CDS encoding permease — its product is MTLKASTKKSAKSLWNAFPLILGTILLVSLLTTVIPKSFYLRIFSKSTILDSFIGTLVGSISAGNPIVSYVLAGELLNEGISLIAVTAFLVSWVTVGIIQLPAESAILGKRFAFLRNVTAFILSIVVAIMTVSILRVI
- a CDS encoding cobaltochelatase subunit CobN — protein: MRFKNIFLILLSVMLLSLSITAVSAEEDDPKIAFVVIGSDEAYMVNEAAEGTNVNVTVYYSARSSDVNLTYNSFEEMDLSSYDAIFVYPNTAMLFLGADVRDEIEEAINNTVDPATPVIDLGFGTGNVDLSEHPYIEAYTGNASTENIRRMISYLAITFCGTDGTIEEPIAVPDDGIYHPDSALVFEDLDSYLEWYSTDDGTHHIYDPNNVTVGLTFFDSNTGSKGNLVVDATIRELESRGVNVIPAFKPTLLYEDTPIMFQADGEWLPDAFIDFGYGVWVIPVLNKNTTYLQEAGVPVINAVMYSQSLDEWVNGTTGSAYDFQYQIPLMEIGGHIESIVVSAKVADETYGVELDTPIPAQVDWMVNRTLNWVKLQKIENEEKKVAIIYYNHAPGKQDVMTASNLDVAPSIANLVEYMDENGYDLGEELPNSTCIRELVLEQGRNIGNWAPGEMEELVNNYDVELLPVEQYMEWFHELPQDKQDEVIDTWGEAPGDCMVYENSSGQYFVFPKISLGNVVLVPQPTRGGSDNDSLLYHDQTLPPSHQYIAFYMWLDKQYEADALINMGRHGTQEWLAGKGVGLSIEDCWPAIMIQDMPSIYIYEVGGIGEGIQAKRRGNAVIVDHLTPPVITCGLYGNLSTMHLKMHLYEEEESESLKEEYKKSIISLYETLGFDTTFNISTDELSSYNETEFDSFVLEGPVHDYLHELAQETMTYGLHVLGEPPEGDALVAMVYSIVSDDLIESISKVVEDDHILDTAHQPNAVTELIEDVILNGTSPDEAVMNKLNISGTVTKEVVATAISDEDGNYTLENIPNGNYTLTSFKYIQMGSMGMWFIDETDVTVQDGQDISDFNVTTHTASSDDGNNELETITALNILLQRADISGKTLGSSRMGGTQPYVNVTVVLTDDRGELVANTTSDEDGNYTLENIPNGNYTLTSFKYIQMGSMGMWFIDETDVTVQDGQDISDFNVTTHTASSDDGNNELETITALNILLQRADISGKTLGSSRMGGTQPYVNVTVVLTDDRGELVANTTSDEDGNYTLENIPNENYTLTSFKYIQMGSMGMWFIDETDVTVQDGQDISDFNVTTHTASSDDGNNELETITALNILLQRADISGKTLGSSRMGGTQPYVNVTVVLTQETVKSSEEAAEIIETLNYASEIAENIAACSCELQGVIDALDGKYIVPGLGDDPIRSPEVIPTGRNFYAFNPNIIPTEEAWNVGKQLVDDFLEEWLEEYGEYPEKVGFVLWSSETGRHKGVMEAEILYLLGVEPVWDDSNVEGVRLIDSEELGRPRIDVVVTMSGVYRDDYNWQVELMDMAARLAAESEDDIEYENYVKTHSDEIYDLLMATGNYTEEDANLLSKSRIFGPSPGTWGVGEFRSAVERGDSWDNDSILADLYISSMSNIYVGGEWGGQETETFREVLSGTDALLFSRSGNDGRGSSSVVFDHVYEFYGGFATAVRDISGEDPVKFIVDLKDADEATTEAFSSYLAKELLSTYYNPLYVSGLMSSGYAGAAEISNIIEDLAGLQYTIPGGITGEMWEQMYNIYVEDAYNLGMDEWYATENPWAKQALESKMLEVAMKDYWDADDAILENLANEYIQSVVEYGVTCCHHTCGFLELNEWAVTHSSVDEETLKEFERLYEEATQKDISISEDSTEVQEQNDESSSSEPDTYSKVYSGNESVVKAVNATNATMVTNTTVTEDAAPSVGSDGGRSSSGSSSSATTAESSSSSTSKTQKAYEVTMNDEPEQSETSGTTVIAIVGAVAMTGLVGVGYFKQNPEIFTNIINALKLLRRR
- a CDS encoding serine protease, with the translated sequence MIRKTLSKIKEATFCIELPNKNANDMPTPAGSGFFISPDGWFVTAAHVVMRKNGSPRPDANKAFLTKEGNGDNPGPMCHHVTLEYLIPKLDIALLKVNFEKNSDKEWLNGKTEFPFIKISTANLEMGEPVYSFGYPLSSYGIIKPGELGYIKLSPRVTSAVISSDLETNAPIMGENAPKYYVLDKALNYGNSGGPIVSTKTGNVHAICSSFQPVAIKQPHLMDTDGKPMNIVIPSIYGVVSSFDNMDIIELLKSLHVPVE